The window TGGCTTTTGCTTAATATTTTCTTGCTTTTGATTTTCCCCTTCCTATTTTATTTTTTTGAATGGGTCAACTATTCAGGTTCCATCAAGGGAATAATAATTTATTTGTATCGCTATTTTTGGTATGTAGCAGCTTTTTATATTCTCAATCATTGCGCCTATAGGAAAAGAGGAATACTCTTATTAACGTTAGTTATTTCGATAGATTTATTTCTCGTTTATTTTATATTTCAATTCATGTTGATTGCTCATAATTTATATAATTTTATTGCTAGTAGTGCAGGATTAGCCTTCTTGCTTGTTCATACTTATTATTCCTTTCAACTAAGAAGGTTAAACAAAAAAGGAGCATGTACAATAAAGCAAAATGTTTGTTAGATACACCTATTCAGCTTTGTATTTCAGGTTCTTGATATAAATGTTTTATTCTAACTTGCAATTTTTCTTAATATGTATTAAGAATCTATGTTAAAATAGTGTTAGATAATTGATTGGTAAAAAGAGGTTTTATTATGCCTATAGATTCCATACAAATTTCTCATCTGCATTATATCCCTAAAAATTCTCTGAGTGGTTCACTCAATAATAAAAAGCTTACACTCAAAAAAATTGATGCGCATCATTCTCCTCAAAAGATTAATCGACTTATTTTAGAAAAAAGAATTGTTCAGCTTGAATATAGAGATCAAGGGATTGTACTGAAGACGGATGCTCTTTGGTCTGAGATGTTAGGTAAGCACCAGTTTACCGCGCTTATTATTAAACCTTTAAGAGGTGAGGAAGAATCCACAATATCAGATGTGCATATGGAAACTCTCACAGCTCAGGAGTCAGAAGCTCTCAACCTAGCAATTACCCAATTTCTAGACACTCCGCAGACTACTCATGAACATGAAGAGAAAAACTCTGAAAAAAATGCATCGAAAAATGTAAAAGCATTCTCTTCCTATCCTCCTAATCAGCAGCAAAGAACCCCTTTAAGTCTTTCTGATTATCTCGATAAAATAATCTTTTCGTCAAAAGCTGAAATAGGCCTTGATGTTATTTTCAGAAATGATCGAAGGCAAGAAGAAAAGAAAGCTCGTGAAGAAGAGGAAAAAAAAGATGAGTTAAATCGCTCCCTTCTCAAAAAAGAAATTGAGAAATGGGAGCTTAATCGCGAATCTATAAAAAAAGAAGAGGGATTTTAAAAAACTTTTTCTTTTTCAAAATGCACGTGATACTTTGCTGGGCCAGGATAATGTTGTGGCTCAGGGCTGATAATGGCCCTTATCGTTGAAGCATTTGTAATAATAATGAATCCTTCATCTGAGCGGCTGAGCGATTCGATTCTTTCACCAGATTCTAAGTAATTTTTTAGTTCTGTACTATCGAGGACTGTCTTTATCTGTGCCACACTTTCCCATAAAGGAGGAAGGAGTGCGTCCCCATTTGCTGTAAATAATAAAGCGGCTAATGTAAGAAGTAATCTCTTCATCTCGTCCTCCTTTAGATTTTATGAATATCAATGGGTCTTCTTAGTTTGTAGCGGTAAACGGCGAACCACGCAAGGGCAATTAATCCCATTATCGTCCAAACGATCAGACGAGGCATAACAAAAGTTGGGTAAATAGATTGATTCGTGAAACGCGAATTTGGCCAAAGAACGATTTCTGGGACACCTTGCAAATTTGATTCTGGAACAAAACCAAAGACGCGGCTATCGGAGCTCATTGCATGATTATCCCCCAGTACTAGATAGTTTTTCTCGGGAATTTTTAAGCCAAAAGCCTGAATAAACTCTTGGTTTAATTTTCCATCTTTTAGCGGTGCTCCATAGTCTTTAAAGGCAAGATAGGGCTTTAAGCTGATTCTTTCTTTTTCCTCTTCCTTTGCAAGAAATTTTTGCAGCCGAGGATCTGCTTTTTTTAAAATGGGGGTCCCCAGTAGATACAAATCTTGACCTCTAAAATAGGCATAGCGAGGTGGCAGAAGCGTGGGATGCTTACGAGGTGAAGAGTATGCCTTGTCCATCACCATTCCTAAATTGTAGAGCATTTGAACGTGTTCAGGATCGCGGCTGTAAAGAGGGTGATCGGGTTCTAGCTCCTGTAAAAAGCCTCCCCACATCACTTTATAAGCCTTTCCATAATAAAATTCATAGGTTCCGTCAGCGACGCTTTTTATGCTAGGGCTATCAGGACCAAAAGGGTGTTTATTTAAACTATAACGTTTAGCCTGTCCATCTTTAACAATAAATCGCATAGTGTACATATTGTCCATCAAGGCATCTAGATCACTTTGTTTAAGTGGAATATACGATTTTTCTAATTGAGGGTAGGCCCCAACAAGCGGCATGTCCCGTGGCAGGGTACTGGGATTAACTTGAAGAGATGGATGGTGTCGAATCAAAAGGTAAAGAGGAAATTCTGGACTGCCTGTTGCCTCATTTCCGATTTCTTTTTTCAATTCTTCTAAAGATAAAAGTTCGGTCATTCCGTAATTGCCTAAACCCCAAATATCGCTAAGTGTTTTAATGGCATCATGTGGTTTTTGGGCCGCGGTAACATCTTCTCTAATCCATGATTTTCCATCTGCGATTTCTCCTGTAATTCCTAAGGGAGAGGCACGTACTTTAGCTATAGGTTTATTCATTTGGCTAAAAATGACCTCATTCTGTTTCGGAAAATCGACATTGCCAAAAAAAGAAATGAAAGGAATATGTTCAATTTTTTGAAGCGCAGGGCTATCTAGCAGCTCGTTAATTTCATTCCCTTTAGCGTCAAAACCAAAGATTTTTCCGCCATAAAAATAAAGAGTATCGCCCGGTTTCCCGATAAGGCGCTTAATATATCTTTTCTTATAGGGAAATAATCCAAAATAACTCGTGTCCGAATCGATGATAGGTAAGTTATCTCCAGAAAAAATGACAATCCCTGTGCGCTTAACCAGGTCTGGGTCGAAGTAAAAATGCGCCGTTTTTAGAGGGATATTCACACCAAACTGTGCCTTTGAAACAGCAAGGTGATCCTGTTCTTTAAAGGTAGGTCGCATTGAGCCCGTTGGAATTTCGTAGAGCTCAAACCACATTTGCCTGACAAAAGTAGCAACCACTAACGCAATCAGCAACGCCACAGTTAGTTCTAATAAGCTTTTGTACCAAGGCTTTTTAAAATGCGTGCTGCAAAATGTTTCTAGTTGATCGGCTTTTAGGCTCGCACTATTTCGATCTTTATTTTCGATTGCATGACTCAATTGAGTTAAGTGATTGCGGGCCAATTCTTTATCTGCTGAATTTAAAGATTCTTTGTGGGAAAGGATGAGGTGATAGCATTTTTGTAAGACGCCTCGAAAGTGGTTCCATGAGTACTTTTTTAAAAATTTCATAGCGCTTCTTTGGTGATAAATTTAGATAGATTGTAAACGAAGCTCGGCGGAAAGCCAAGCTGAAATTGGTGGAGTATGCTATTTGTACGCTAAAATAAATCGATTTTTCTCTTTCATGGGATAAAAGTTGTGGGAAACTTGTTGACAGGATGAAGATAAAATCTTTTTACGAGGAGGGTTTATGTG of the Chlamydiales bacterium STE3 genome contains:
- a CDS encoding Uncharacterized protein (Product derived from UniProtKB/Trembl:F8KYX4), translating into MKFLKKYSWNHFRGVLQKCYHLILSHKESLNSADKELARNHLTQLSHAIENKDRNSASLKADQLETFCSTHFKKPWYKSLLELTVALLIALVVATFVRQMWFELYEIPTGSMRPTFKEQDHLAVSKAQFGVNIPLKTAHFYFDPDLVKRTGIVIFSGDNLPIIDSDTSYFGLFPYKKRYIKRLIGKPGDTLYFYGGKIFGFDAKGNEINELLDSPALQKIEHIPFISFFGNVDFPKQNEVIFSQMNKPIAKVRASPLGITGEIADGKSWIREDVTAAQKPHDAIKTLSDIWGLGNYGMTELLSLEELKKEIGNEATGSPEFPLYLLIRHHPSLQVNPSTLPRDMPLVGAYPQLEKSYIPLKQSDLDALMDNMYTMRFIVKDGQAKRYSLNKHPFGPDSPSIKSVADGTYEFYYGKAYKVMWGGFLQELEPDHPLYSRDPEHVQMLYNLGMVMDKAYSSPRKHPTLLPPRYAYFRGQDLYLLGTPILKKADPRLQKFLAKEEEKERISLKPYLAFKDYGAPLKDGKLNQEFIQAFGLKIPEKNYLVLGDNHAMSSDSRVFGFVPESNLQGVPEIVLWPNSRFTNQSIYPTFVMPRLIVWTIMGLIALAWFAVYRYKLRRPIDIHKI